A section of the Tenrec ecaudatus isolate mTenEca1 chromosome 15, mTenEca1.hap1, whole genome shotgun sequence genome encodes:
- the LOC142427879 gene encoding AMMECR1-like protein yields MGKRRCVSPLKPKLAAASGTHSHGNQSTTVTASISGPPKNKQHVDSNHGRENVSDLTLGPENYPITRMNPTSGALSPLPWPNGTANTTKNLVVTAEMCCYSFDVLYCHLYGFPQPRLPRFTNDPYPLALMDSRFPPMTREELPKLFCSVSLLTNFKVASDYLDWEVGVNGILIEFISEKGIKCTATYLPEVAKEQDWDQIQTIDSLLRKGGFKAPITSEFRKTIKLTRYRSEKVTISYAEYVASHQHCFQNGTLHAPPLYNHDS; encoded by the exons ATGGGAAAAAGACGGTGtgtctctccactcaagcccaagTTGGCAGCAGCAAGCGGAACACACAGTCACGGGAACCAGTCCACAACTGTGACCGCCTCTATTTCAGGACCTCCTAAAAACAAACAGCATGTGGACAGCAACCATGGACGGGAAAATGTATCGGACTTAACGCTGGGGCCTGAAAATTATCCAATTACACGAATGAATCCCACATCAGGAGCGCTGAGCCCTCTCCCCTGGCCCAACGGAACTGCCAACACCACCAAGAACCTGGTGGTGACTGCAGAGATGTGCTGCTACAGCTTTGATGTGCTCTACTGTCACCTCTATGGCTTCCCACAGCCACGACTTCCTAGATTCACCAATGACCCCTATCCACT TGCACTTATGGACAGTCGATTTCCCCCAATGACGCGAGAGGAGCTACCTAAGCTTTTCTGCTCTGTCTCCCTCCTTACTAACTTTAAGGTTGCCAGTGATTACCTGGACTGGGAGGTAGGGGTCAATGGAATTCTAATTGAATTCATCAGTGAAAAGGGCATCAAATGTACAGCCACATATTTACCTGAGGTTGCTAAAGAACAAGACTGGGATCAGATCCAGACCATAGACTCATTGCTCAGGAAAGGTGGTTTTAAGGCTCCAATTACCAGTGAATTCCGAAAAACGATCAAACTCACCAGGTACCGAAGTGAGAAGGTGACAATCAGTTATGCAGAGTATGTTGCTTCTCATCAGCACTGTTTCCAGAACGGCACCCTTCATGCCCCACCCCTCTACAATCATGACTCCTGA